The Paraburkholderia fungorum genome window below encodes:
- a CDS encoding substrate-binding domain-containing protein, which produces MRQTRSMSVHAALSAAALCCAVLASAAVQADGPALPNNDGADGVLRVCADPNNMPLSNNKGEGYENRIASQMASDFGYKLEYTYFPQRMGFVRHTLREKEESGDRFRCDLIIGVPKGYDMTSTTQPYLRSTYAMVFPNRPEFASIHTPDDLLKLPPDQLHKLRFGIFSQTPAVDWLLGHGLIDQAVSYQVQSGDPQEYPGQMIEQDLAKGNVDVVFLWGPIAGYFARRAGDSVRLVPFPPGPGIRFDYTISMGVRYGEKAWKDKVDQWIGANHDKIDSILTSYEVPLLKPVDVPGPKSGDASP; this is translated from the coding sequence ATGCGTCAAACCAGAAGCATGTCCGTGCATGCCGCGCTCAGCGCGGCCGCCTTGTGTTGCGCCGTGCTCGCGAGCGCGGCCGTGCAGGCAGACGGCCCTGCGTTGCCGAATAACGACGGCGCGGACGGCGTCCTCAGAGTCTGTGCGGACCCGAACAACATGCCCCTGTCGAACAATAAGGGCGAAGGCTACGAGAACCGGATCGCGAGTCAGATGGCGAGCGACTTCGGCTACAAGCTCGAATACACGTATTTTCCGCAGCGCATGGGCTTCGTGCGCCACACGTTGCGCGAGAAGGAAGAGAGCGGTGACCGCTTCAGGTGCGACCTGATCATCGGCGTGCCGAAGGGTTATGACATGACGTCGACGACGCAGCCGTATCTGCGCTCGACGTATGCGATGGTGTTTCCGAACCGGCCCGAGTTCGCCAGTATCCATACGCCCGACGATCTTCTCAAGCTGCCGCCCGATCAGTTGCACAAACTGCGCTTCGGGATCTTCTCGCAGACCCCGGCGGTCGACTGGCTGCTCGGCCATGGTCTGATCGATCAGGCGGTTTCGTATCAGGTGCAAAGCGGTGATCCGCAGGAATATCCCGGTCAGATGATCGAGCAGGATCTTGCGAAGGGCAATGTCGATGTGGTGTTCCTTTGGGGGCCGATAGCGGGCTATTTCGCCAGGCGCGCCGGCGACTCTGTGCGGCTGGTGCCTTTTCCGCCGGGCCCCGGCATCCGCTTCGACTACACGATCTCGATGGGTGTGCGCTACGGCGAAAAAGCGTGGAAAGACAAGGTGGATCAATGGATCGGCGCGAATCACGACAAGATCGACAGCATCCTGACGAGCTACGAGGTGCCGTTGCTCAAGCCGGTCGACGTGCCGGGTCCGAAGTCCGGTGACGCTTCGCCATGA
- a CDS encoding triphosphoribosyl-dephospho-CoA synthase, translating to MRDSAALPSAVVRAAFVDACTLDVVTPKPGNVSMQSPGHGMRAEQFLASAEASADALFVPGAPVGQRILDAVSRTRDTVGCNTNLGIVLLVAPLAAALEHCVAPLSVPTWRASAEHVLAALDLDDARLAYRAIALANPGGLGDAPEQPVQAAPSVGLRDAMRLASERDSIARQYANGFADIFETGLTAYLTERARHEPDVRHAAEAAMLSVFLAVLARWPDSHIVRKHGEALAQSVTLAAREHEARWRDAPHRAGSALATAQLDAWDADLKRRAINPGTSADLAVATLFVAGCIERAGNDESHRRA from the coding sequence GTGCGTGACAGCGCGGCACTTCCATCCGCTGTCGTTCGCGCGGCTTTCGTGGACGCCTGCACGCTCGACGTCGTCACGCCGAAACCGGGCAATGTCAGCATGCAAAGCCCCGGTCACGGGATGCGCGCGGAGCAGTTTCTCGCCAGCGCCGAGGCCTCGGCGGATGCGCTGTTCGTACCCGGAGCGCCGGTCGGACAACGCATTCTCGATGCGGTCAGCCGCACACGCGACACGGTCGGCTGCAATACGAATCTGGGCATCGTGCTGCTCGTCGCGCCGCTCGCCGCCGCGCTCGAACACTGCGTCGCCCCGCTGTCGGTGCCAACGTGGCGGGCGTCGGCGGAGCACGTACTCGCGGCCCTCGACCTCGACGATGCGCGGCTCGCGTATCGCGCGATCGCGCTCGCGAACCCCGGCGGCCTCGGCGACGCTCCCGAACAGCCGGTGCAGGCCGCGCCGAGCGTCGGTCTGCGCGACGCGATGCGGCTTGCGAGCGAGCGCGACAGCATCGCCCGTCAGTATGCAAACGGTTTCGCCGATATCTTCGAAACGGGACTCACGGCCTATCTCACGGAACGGGCGCGGCATGAACCCGATGTCCGTCACGCTGCCGAAGCCGCGATGCTCAGTGTTTTTCTCGCGGTACTCGCCCGCTGGCCCGACTCACACATTGTGCGCAAGCACGGCGAAGCGCTGGCGCAGAGTGTCACGCTTGCGGCACGCGAGCACGAAGCGCGCTGGCGCGACGCACCGCATCGGGCGGGAAGCGCGCTCGCAACGGCGCAGCTCGACGCGTGGGATGCCGATCTCAAGCGCCGCGCGATCAACCCCGGCACCAGCGCGGATCTCGCGGTAGCGACGCTGTTCGTCGCGGGCTGCATCGAGCGCGCCGGCAACGACGAATCGCATCGACGTGCATAA
- a CDS encoding c-type cytochrome, giving the protein MKGRSFLLLVTLPAALLLLPVGYAQTNPSIAQVAYKVVDGSKVDTDTLQGWKTWRALACERCHGAQQQGMVGPSLIDAFKTLDKDEFHRTVFGGRVAKGMPDFSTSQMMQKNWENLYAYLKGRSDGQIKPGDLQAIDSK; this is encoded by the coding sequence ATGAAAGGCCGATCATTCCTGTTGCTGGTGACACTGCCCGCGGCACTCCTCCTGCTGCCCGTCGGGTACGCGCAAACCAATCCGTCGATCGCGCAGGTCGCGTACAAGGTGGTCGACGGCAGCAAGGTCGACACCGACACACTGCAGGGGTGGAAGACATGGCGTGCGCTCGCGTGCGAACGTTGCCATGGCGCGCAGCAGCAGGGCATGGTTGGACCCTCGCTGATCGACGCGTTCAAGACGCTCGACAAGGATGAATTCCATCGCACGGTGTTCGGCGGACGGGTGGCCAAAGGCATGCCCGACTTCAGCACGAGCCAGATGATGCAGAAGAACTGGGAGAACCTCTACGCGTACCTGAAAGGACGCTCAGACGGACAGATCAAGCCGGGCGATCTGCAGGCCATCGATTCCAAATAA
- a CDS encoding NAD(P)-dependent methylenetetrahydromethanopterin dehydrogenase, translated as MSETIERPYILHMFTATPQMSPFDVNMAADAGYQVIVPYCNVQPGMVANLTQDAIFSRGPKGVSRTGIFIGGRDVMQAADMLDSARQAMVPPFEVSVFADPSGSYTTAAAAVALVERHLGKQFGMELGGRRVLILGGTGAVGRVAAAMAASRGADVTIASHHDQARALGVSAEIDQRFGIVTKGIGVTTPEALRGALADAEIVLATAIAGVQVMSSADLGFAKRLLIAADVNAVPPEGIAGVNVMNDGKPIEGLPDAGAVGIGALAIGNVKYQVEHRLFMRMRTGGKPVYLGFPQAFDEARTVAAGLG; from the coding sequence ATGTCCGAAACCATTGAAAGACCGTACATCCTGCACATGTTCACGGCCACGCCGCAGATGAGTCCGTTCGACGTCAACATGGCCGCCGACGCGGGCTATCAGGTGATCGTGCCGTATTGCAACGTGCAGCCCGGCATGGTCGCGAATCTGACGCAGGACGCAATTTTCTCGCGCGGTCCGAAAGGCGTGTCACGCACCGGCATCTTCATCGGCGGGCGCGACGTGATGCAGGCCGCCGACATGCTCGACAGCGCGCGTCAGGCGATGGTGCCGCCGTTCGAGGTCTCCGTATTCGCCGATCCGAGCGGCTCGTACACGACGGCGGCGGCCGCCGTCGCGCTGGTCGAACGGCACCTGGGCAAACAGTTCGGCATGGAACTCGGCGGCAGACGCGTGCTGATTCTCGGCGGCACCGGCGCGGTCGGACGCGTGGCGGCGGCCATGGCCGCCTCGCGCGGCGCCGACGTGACGATCGCGAGCCATCACGATCAGGCGCGCGCGCTCGGTGTGTCGGCGGAGATCGACCAGCGCTTCGGGATCGTCACGAAAGGCATCGGCGTGACCACGCCCGAGGCGTTGCGCGGTGCACTGGCCGACGCCGAGATCGTGCTCGCGACCGCGATCGCGGGCGTTCAGGTGATGTCCTCCGCCGACCTCGGGTTCGCGAAACGCCTACTGATCGCCGCGGACGTCAACGCTGTTCCGCCGGAAGGCATTGCCGGCGTCAACGTGATGAACGACGGCAAGCCGATCGAAGGCCTGCCGGATGCGGGCGCGGTCGGCATCGGCGCGCTCGCGATCGGCAACGTCAAATACCAGGTCGAGCACCGGCTCTTCATGCGCATGCGCACCGGCGGCAAACCCGTCTACCTGGGCTTTCCACAGGCGTTCGACGAAGCCCGCACGGTCGCGGCCGGCCTCGGCTGA
- the mch gene encoding methenyltetrahydromethanopterin cyclohydrolase has protein sequence MSASDLTSDLPASSAAPSVNALSERLVDRLTGDAARLGVALTTTAAGTVIADAGVAARGSIDAGVLIARICMGGLGHVAVRSNLDATPLWPTMIDVRTSSPVLACLGSQYAGWSLAATKEQTGGKKFFSLGSGPARALALKEPLFAELGYRDRHKRGVLVLEVDRLPPQVVIDKVLHDCGLAPDGLTLIVTPTQSVAGTVQVVARVVEVALHKTHVLGVPLDEVVEGSGSAPLPPPAPDGIQAMGRTNDAILYGGRVHLSVRSDEVARRLAIELPASNSRDYGRPFADIFTAFNYDFYQIDPALFAPAEVWVSSLESGATYHGGQLDGALLQAQWGGRPIAP, from the coding sequence ATGTCTGCCTCCGATCTCACGTCTGATCTCCCCGCATCCTCCGCCGCGCCCAGCGTCAACGCGCTCAGCGAGCGACTCGTCGATCGACTGACCGGGGACGCGGCGCGCCTCGGCGTCGCACTCACGACGACAGCAGCGGGCACCGTGATCGCCGACGCGGGTGTGGCCGCTCGCGGCAGCATCGACGCGGGCGTGCTAATCGCGCGCATCTGCATGGGCGGACTCGGCCACGTCGCGGTGCGTTCTAATCTGGACGCGACACCGCTGTGGCCGACGATGATCGATGTGCGTACGTCGTCGCCGGTGCTGGCCTGCCTCGGCAGTCAATACGCGGGCTGGAGCCTCGCCGCGACGAAGGAGCAGACAGGCGGCAAGAAGTTTTTTTCTCTCGGCTCCGGACCGGCGCGCGCGCTCGCGCTCAAGGAACCCCTGTTCGCCGAACTCGGCTATCGCGACCGTCACAAGCGCGGCGTGCTGGTGCTCGAAGTGGACCGCTTGCCGCCGCAGGTCGTCATCGACAAGGTGCTGCACGATTGCGGCCTCGCGCCCGACGGCCTCACGCTGATCGTCACGCCGACACAGTCTGTCGCGGGAACGGTACAGGTGGTGGCGCGTGTCGTTGAAGTTGCGCTGCACAAGACCCATGTGCTTGGCGTGCCGCTCGACGAAGTGGTCGAAGGTTCGGGGTCCGCGCCGCTGCCGCCGCCCGCTCCCGACGGCATTCAGGCGATGGGCCGCACCAACGACGCGATTCTGTACGGCGGGCGCGTTCACCTGAGCGTCAGGAGCGACGAAGTCGCACGACGCCTTGCCATCGAATTGCCGGCGTCGAATTCGCGCGACTACGGACGGCCGTTCGCCGATATCTTCACGGCGTTCAACTACGACTTCTACCAGATCGACCCGGCACTCTTCGCGCCCGCCGAAGTGTGGGTCAGCAGCCTCGAAAGCGGCGCGACCTATCACGGCGGCCAGCTCGACGGCGCGCTGTTGCAGGCTCAATGGGGCGGCCGGCCCATCGCGCCATGA
- a CDS encoding 4a-hydroxytetrahydrobiopterin dehydratase → MANTEHVYSDDEVRARLTGALQHWYLEDGWLRRKYRTEGWKGTLMVVNTVGHLAEAAWHHPDLTVSYAFVTVKLKTHSAKGITDKDFALAGMMESVIQWQPGREDGPLEGTPSDDQRFRYIKYDAAKSAQGE, encoded by the coding sequence ATGGCAAACACGGAACATGTCTATTCCGACGACGAGGTGCGCGCGCGCCTCACGGGTGCGCTGCAGCACTGGTATCTCGAAGACGGCTGGCTGCGGCGCAAGTACCGCACCGAGGGCTGGAAGGGAACGCTGATGGTGGTCAATACCGTGGGCCATCTCGCGGAGGCTGCCTGGCATCACCCGGATCTGACGGTGTCGTATGCGTTCGTCACCGTGAAGCTCAAGACGCATAGCGCAAAAGGCATCACGGACAAGGATTTTGCGCTCGCCGGGATGATGGAATCGGTGATCCAGTGGCAGCCCGGACGCGAGGACGGCCCGCTGGAAGGCACACCCTCCGACGATCAGCGCTTTCGCTATATCAAGTACGACGCAGCGAAATCCGCGCAGGGCGAATGA
- a CDS encoding methanol/ethanol family PQQ-dependent dehydrogenase, with the protein MVLGLAILASAAFSSIVAQADPQLDSLMKNPSNWAAQAGDYANHRYSPLKQINENNVGKLQVAWTMSTGVLRGHEGAPLVIGDTMYIHSPFPNKVIAINLKDQTFLWQYLPKQDDQVVSVMCCDTVNRGLAYGDGKIFLQQADTKLVALNAKTGDVVWTAQNGNPKAGETNTNAPHVFGDKVLTGISGGEFGVRGRLIAYDIKTGKPAWTAYSTGPDNEMLIDPQKTMTYVDGQMVPVGADSSLKSWKGDQWKLGGGTTWGWYAWDPKLNLIYYGTGNPGTWNPSQRPGDNKWSMSIFARDLNTGTARWVYQMTPHDEWDYDGVNEMILSDLNIDGKKVPSIVHFDRNGFGYTLNRETGQLLVAQKYDPAVNWADRVDLKSGLPIRNAAYSTQAAGSDHNVKNICPAALGSKDQQPAAFDPNSNLFLVPTNHVCMDYEPFEVDYVSGQPYVGATLSMYPGPNENNAMGNFIAWDASKGKIVYSKPEKFSVWSGVLATAGGVAFYGTLEGYLKAVRIRDGKELWRFKTPSGIIGNVFTYEYQGKQYVGVYSGIGGWAGIGMAAGLEKSTEGLGAVGGYRELAKYTALGGTLFVFAIPSEKS; encoded by the coding sequence ATGGTTCTTGGGCTCGCGATCCTCGCATCGGCAGCCTTTAGCTCTATCGTCGCTCAGGCCGATCCGCAGCTCGACAGCCTGATGAAAAATCCATCTAACTGGGCGGCCCAGGCGGGCGATTATGCGAATCACCGCTACAGCCCGCTCAAGCAGATCAACGAGAACAACGTCGGCAAGCTGCAGGTCGCATGGACCATGTCGACCGGTGTGCTGCGCGGCCATGAAGGCGCGCCGCTCGTGATCGGCGACACGATGTATATCCATTCACCCTTTCCCAACAAGGTCATTGCAATCAACCTGAAGGACCAGACGTTCCTCTGGCAATACCTGCCCAAACAGGATGACCAGGTCGTCTCCGTGATGTGCTGCGACACCGTGAATCGCGGCCTCGCTTACGGCGACGGCAAGATCTTCCTGCAACAGGCCGACACCAAACTCGTCGCGCTGAACGCGAAGACGGGCGACGTGGTATGGACCGCGCAAAACGGTAATCCGAAGGCAGGCGAAACCAACACCAATGCGCCGCACGTTTTCGGCGACAAGGTGCTGACCGGGATTTCCGGTGGCGAATTCGGCGTGCGCGGGCGCTTGATCGCTTATGACATCAAGACCGGCAAGCCGGCCTGGACTGCCTACAGCACCGGTCCCGACAACGAAATGCTGATCGATCCGCAAAAGACCATGACGTATGTCGACGGGCAGATGGTGCCGGTTGGCGCGGATTCGTCGCTCAAGTCGTGGAAGGGGGATCAGTGGAAGCTGGGCGGCGGCACCACGTGGGGCTGGTATGCGTGGGACCCGAAGCTCAACCTGATCTACTACGGTACTGGCAATCCGGGTACATGGAACCCGTCGCAACGTCCGGGCGACAACAAATGGTCGATGTCGATCTTCGCGCGCGACCTGAATACCGGCACGGCACGCTGGGTCTACCAGATGACGCCGCACGACGAATGGGATTATGACGGCGTCAACGAAATGATCCTTTCCGATCTGAACATCGACGGCAAAAAGGTGCCTTCGATCGTCCACTTCGATCGCAACGGTTTCGGCTACACGCTCAATCGTGAAACCGGACAGCTGCTGGTCGCGCAGAAGTACGACCCGGCGGTGAACTGGGCCGACCGCGTCGATCTGAAGAGCGGTTTGCCGATCCGCAACGCGGCGTACTCGACCCAGGCGGCAGGCTCGGATCACAACGTGAAGAACATCTGCCCGGCAGCGCTCGGTTCGAAAGACCAGCAGCCGGCTGCGTTCGATCCGAACTCGAACCTGTTCCTCGTGCCGACGAACCATGTCTGCATGGACTACGAGCCTTTCGAAGTCGACTACGTGTCGGGACAGCCGTATGTCGGCGCCACGCTGTCGATGTATCCGGGCCCGAACGAGAACAACGCGATGGGCAACTTCATCGCGTGGGATGCGAGCAAGGGCAAGATCGTCTACTCGAAGCCGGAGAAGTTCTCGGTGTGGTCGGGCGTGCTTGCCACGGCTGGCGGCGTCGCGTTCTACGGCACGCTCGAAGGCTATCTGAAGGCCGTGCGCATCAGGGACGGCAAGGAACTGTGGCGCTTCAAGACGCCGTCCGGAATCATCGGCAACGTCTTCACGTACGAGTATCAGGGCAAGCAGTATGTCGGCGTGTATTCGGGCATTGGCGGCTGGGCCGGCATCGGCATGGCAGCGGGACTCGAAAAGTCGACTGAAGGTCTGGGCGCGGTCGGCGGTTATCGTGAACTCGCGAAGTACACCGCGCTCGGCGGCACGCTCTTCGTGTTCGCGATTCCGAGCGAAAAGAGCTGA
- a CDS encoding beta-ribofuranosylaminobenzene 5'-phosphate synthase family protein, translating into MPLQFRRVPPHTAITIDAPARLHLGFLDPNASLGRAFGSLGLAIDAHGTRVEARLAEHQQINGAIGDAERERIAHCLAQLQAAYGPATLAIDVRHAPRAHTGLGSGTQLALAVGTAFTQLVGQPASTVEIASLLGRGARSGIGILGFESGGLLLDGGPASGLHRGVPPLLARQPFPDEWRVLLVSDHSREGLHGVEERRALASLAPFPQSLAAHLCHLVLMQILPGVAERNFAPFALALTGMQQTIGEYFASAQGGVFASPEVELVLRAVAAERMAGIGQTSWGPTGFAILASTHDANGALATARHIARALPHIECTVVAGRNSGAAIRNSAAHTRRIDAA; encoded by the coding sequence ATGCCGCTTCAGTTTCGCCGCGTTCCGCCCCACACGGCCATCACGATCGACGCCCCCGCGCGCCTGCATCTGGGATTTCTCGATCCGAACGCATCGCTCGGACGCGCTTTCGGCAGCCTCGGCCTCGCGATCGACGCGCACGGCACTCGCGTCGAAGCACGCCTTGCCGAACATCAGCAGATCAACGGTGCAATCGGCGACGCCGAGCGCGAACGGATCGCACACTGTCTCGCGCAACTGCAGGCCGCCTACGGCCCGGCGACGCTCGCGATCGACGTGCGCCACGCGCCTCGCGCACACACCGGCCTCGGCTCCGGCACTCAACTGGCGCTGGCAGTCGGCACCGCGTTCACGCAACTCGTCGGCCAGCCGGCCAGCACGGTGGAGATCGCCTCGCTGCTTGGGCGCGGCGCGCGCTCGGGGATCGGCATTCTTGGCTTCGAGTCGGGCGGATTGCTGCTCGACGGCGGCCCGGCCAGCGGGCTGCATCGCGGCGTTCCGCCGTTGCTCGCGCGTCAGCCGTTTCCGGACGAGTGGCGCGTGCTGCTGGTCAGCGATCATTCGCGCGAAGGCTTGCACGGCGTCGAAGAGCGCCGCGCGCTCGCGTCGCTTGCGCCGTTTCCACAGAGCCTCGCCGCGCACCTGTGCCATCTGGTGCTAATGCAGATTCTGCCCGGCGTCGCCGAGCGCAACTTCGCGCCGTTCGCGCTCGCGCTGACCGGGATGCAGCAGACCATCGGTGAATACTTCGCCAGCGCGCAAGGCGGCGTGTTTGCGAGCCCCGAAGTCGAGTTGGTGTTGCGCGCGGTCGCGGCCGAGCGCATGGCCGGAATCGGCCAGACATCGTGGGGACCGACGGGTTTCGCAATTCTCGCGAGCACGCACGATGCCAATGGCGCACTTGCCACTGCCCGGCACATCGCGCGTGCGTTGCCGCATATCGAATGCACGGTCGTCGCCGGCAGAAACAGCGGCGCGGCGATACGCAACAGCGCTGCGCACACGCGACGGATCGACGCTGCATGA
- a CDS encoding ATP-grasp domain-containing protein, whose amino-acid sequence MQTSLLQPSAHAPFVAVAGLSARQLAQSAARAGLRVAAFDLFGDCDTREVVDVWSHIGTLDDNPLAIDPERLALALTRVARLPRFIGWIGGGGLEPLLAQLHATPGLPRFIGNCAEASAAVREPARFFALLDELRIAHPTVSFERPASTQGWLYKRADGCGGTHIRWLTAPGAQSTSAHGYFQRLASGRSLSTLFVSAQGRAHLIGFAEQLTVTIGELPFVHAGSIGPIDLPAPVVARVQDALDALCARTGLSGLNSCDFLLDGDGLAVLEINPRPSSTMGLYETVSPDAWPRGLLACHLDACRFGRPPPFASVALGRHPRWRAGQHVLFATRPFTVSDAFSHACLRDPRCCDIPMPGTRIEAGQPVCTLLVRAATVDAVRRALDAQRALVLQRIETCEEFHHVCLRSHV is encoded by the coding sequence GTGCAAACCTCCCTTCTCCAACCGTCCGCCCACGCGCCTTTTGTCGCGGTCGCCGGGCTGTCCGCGCGCCAGCTGGCGCAGTCGGCGGCGCGCGCCGGGCTGCGGGTTGCCGCGTTCGATCTGTTCGGCGATTGCGATACGCGTGAGGTCGTCGATGTATGGAGCCATATCGGCACGCTCGACGACAACCCGCTCGCCATCGATCCCGAGCGGCTCGCACTCGCACTGACTCGCGTCGCGCGGCTGCCGCGCTTCATTGGCTGGATCGGCGGCGGCGGACTCGAGCCGCTGCTCGCGCAACTGCACGCCACGCCGGGTTTGCCGCGCTTCATCGGCAACTGCGCCGAAGCGAGCGCAGCGGTGCGCGAGCCGGCGCGTTTTTTTGCGCTGCTCGACGAATTGCGCATTGCGCACCCGACGGTGTCGTTCGAGCGGCCGGCGTCGACGCAAGGCTGGCTGTACAAGCGCGCGGACGGCTGCGGCGGCACGCACATCCGCTGGCTGACGGCGCCCGGCGCGCAGAGCACGTCGGCTCACGGCTATTTTCAGCGGCTCGCGAGCGGCCGGTCGCTGTCGACGCTGTTCGTGAGCGCGCAAGGCCGCGCGCACCTGATTGGCTTTGCCGAGCAGTTGACGGTCACAATCGGCGAGCTGCCGTTCGTGCACGCCGGATCGATCGGTCCGATCGATCTGCCGGCGCCTGTCGTTGCGCGTGTGCAGGACGCGCTCGACGCGCTATGCGCGCGCACCGGACTGAGCGGGCTGAACAGCTGCGACTTTCTGCTCGACGGCGACGGCTTGGCCGTGCTCGAAATCAACCCCCGCCCTTCATCGACGATGGGGCTCTACGAAACCGTGTCGCCCGATGCGTGGCCGCGCGGGCTGCTCGCGTGCCACCTCGACGCCTGCCGCTTCGGCCGCCCGCCGCCGTTCGCCAGCGTCGCGCTCGGCCGCCATCCACGCTGGCGAGCCGGACAGCACGTGCTGTTCGCGACGCGGCCGTTCACCGTGTCGGACGCGTTCAGCCATGCCTGTCTGCGCGATCCGCGCTGTTGCGACATACCGATGCCCGGCACCCGCATCGAAGCGGGACAACCGGTCTGCACGCTGCTCGTGCGCGCGGCCACTGTCGACGCCGTGCGGCGAGCACTCGACGCGCAGCGCGCGCTGGTTCTGCAACGAATCGAAACCTGCGAAGAATTCCATCATGTCTGCCTCCGATCTCACGTCTGA
- a CDS encoding ATP-grasp domain-containing protein, producing MTHTPAGTRIAIMTDETGWHTGRLKKAFRARGVDARCVDLADCRIDTTWQPHGLVVPGFGRTLPDAVFVRGIAGGTFEQVTLRLGILHALRESGVPVYNDARAIERSVDKSMTSFLLHRAGVPTPATWAAESTAFAQRVLMREAAAGRQVVLKPLFGSQGQGLRRLGARRGGLSALPALTRYQQVAYLQRYVAGGRPGFDWRVLVIGDRAVAAMRRVGGKGWIHNFAQGAVCEPVALDGPDEFAAPLAQIAVRAAAALGLDYAGVDLIPNPDDPARPFVLEVNGVAAWRGLQSVTSLDIAAALVDDLLVRKLASRASFDSQPCQASCPADDTASVGTAPLAAVSARRA from the coding sequence ATGACACATACGCCGGCGGGCACGCGCATCGCGATCATGACCGACGAAACCGGCTGGCACACGGGCCGCCTGAAAAAAGCGTTTCGCGCACGCGGTGTCGACGCGCGCTGCGTCGATCTCGCGGATTGCCGCATCGATACGACATGGCAACCGCACGGACTCGTTGTGCCCGGCTTCGGACGCACGCTGCCGGATGCCGTGTTCGTGCGCGGCATCGCGGGCGGCACCTTCGAGCAGGTGACGCTGCGTCTGGGCATTCTGCATGCGCTGCGCGAATCCGGCGTGCCGGTCTACAACGACGCGCGTGCGATCGAGCGCAGCGTCGACAAATCGATGACGAGCTTCCTGCTGCACCGCGCGGGCGTGCCGACGCCGGCTACGTGGGCCGCCGAATCGACCGCGTTCGCACAACGCGTATTGATGCGCGAGGCGGCGGCCGGCCGTCAGGTCGTGCTCAAGCCGCTATTCGGCTCGCAGGGACAGGGGCTCAGACGACTCGGCGCGCGCCGTGGCGGACTCTCAGCGTTACCGGCGCTCACGCGTTATCAGCAGGTGGCTTATCTGCAGCGTTATGTGGCGGGCGGGCGACCGGGATTCGACTGGCGCGTGCTGGTGATCGGCGATCGCGCGGTCGCGGCGATGCGGCGCGTCGGCGGCAAAGGCTGGATTCATAACTTCGCGCAGGGCGCGGTGTGCGAGCCCGTTGCGCTCGACGGTCCCGACGAATTCGCGGCGCCTCTCGCGCAAATCGCCGTACGGGCAGCCGCCGCGCTCGGTCTCGACTACGCGGGTGTCGACCTGATTCCCAATCCCGACGACCCCGCCCGCCCGTTCGTGCTCGAAGTGAACGGCGTGGCCGCGTGGCGTGGCCTGCAATCGGTCACATCGCTGGATATCGCGGCGGCGCTCGTCGACGATCTGCTCGTGCGCAAACTCGCCTCCCGCGCCTCTTTTGACTCGCAACCCTGTCAGGCCTCCTGCCCTGCCGACGACACGGCGAGCGTCGGCACAGCGCCGCTCGCCGCCGTGAGTGCGCGTCGTGCGTGA